Proteins encoded together in one Corynebacterium liangguodongii window:
- a CDS encoding trypsin-like serine protease has translation MGAWLSSLLSACLIASSTVPAPTHDGVPEPADPAQEQVSVAQGAAILIESGGEVSACTVGYNDGAVSYTAAHCVPSVPSVPSGADSARVALWDPATGEMRSDWVGTIASAPGFAGRANDFATITWGPGIKAGPNDITGEARLDPGEVEAGETVCYAGSLSHPGGGATCGKAAGTINNTVYFAGETSHPGDSGGPVWVPGRGFLGVLSGYIMATEQAPAEERLNAAAAPEVGAPISPQRERELLESYLISMRTAPLFT, from the coding sequence ATGGGCGCCTGGCTCTCTTCGCTGCTCTCCGCCTGCCTGATTGCCTCCTCGACGGTGCCCGCCCCGACCCACGACGGGGTGCCTGAGCCTGCTGATCCTGCCCAAGAGCAGGTGAGCGTGGCGCAGGGCGCCGCAATCCTCATCGAGTCCGGCGGCGAGGTCTCAGCCTGCACGGTGGGCTACAACGACGGGGCGGTGAGCTACACCGCGGCGCACTGTGTGCCCAGCGTGCCCAGCGTGCCCAGCGGTGCGGATTCCGCGCGGGTGGCACTGTGGGACCCGGCGACGGGGGAGATGCGATCCGACTGGGTGGGCACCATCGCCTCCGCCCCGGGATTTGCCGGGCGTGCGAACGACTTTGCCACGATCACGTGGGGCCCGGGTATAAAGGCCGGCCCGAACGATATCACGGGCGAGGCGCGCCTCGACCCAGGCGAGGTCGAGGCGGGGGAGACAGTGTGCTACGCCGGCTCGCTCTCCCACCCCGGAGGGGGAGCAACCTGTGGGAAGGCCGCCGGCACGATCAACAACACCGTCTACTTCGCTGGAGAGACAAGTCACCCTGGCGATTCCGGCGGCCCCGTGTGGGTGCCCGGGCGCGGGTTCTTAGGCGTCCTCTCCGGCTACATCATGGCAACCGAGCAGGCCCCGGCCGAGGAGCGGCTCAACGCCGCGGCGGCGCCGGAGGTGGGGGCGCCGATTTCACCGCAGCGTGAGCGCGAGCTGCTGGAGAGTTACTTGATCTCCATGAGGACCGCGCCCTTGTTCACCTGA
- a CDS encoding acetyl-CoA carboxylase biotin carboxylase subunit has protein sequence MTQLKKVLIANRGEIAVRVIRAAKDAGLSSVAIYAEPDASAPFVELADEAFAIGGTTAAESYLDIDKILKAAADSGADAVHPGYGFLSENAEFAQRVIDAGLTWIGPSPESIAALGDKVTARHIAQAAGAPMAPGTKDPVADAEEVLAFADAHGLPVAIKAAFGGGGRGMKVAYTREEIPELFESATREAVAAFGRGECFVERYLDKARHVEAQVLADQHGNVVVVGTRDCSLQRRFQKLVEEAPAPFLTDEQRSRIHSSAKAICREAGYYGAGTVEYLVGADGLISFLEVNTRLQVEHPVTEVTAGIDLVREQFRIAQGEKLRLTEDPAPRGHAIEFRINGEDAGANFMPAPGTITAYAEPAGPGVRVDSGVREGSVVGGQFDSMLAKLIVSGETRAEAIERARRALAEYTVRGLPTVIPFHQAVLSDPAFIGDGESFDVYTRWIEQEWAGGIEPYSPADGDAEAEGDAGAKRTFAVEVNGRRIEVALPASLVFGEAPKRRPKKRRAAGSKVAGSGDAIAAPMQGTVIKVNVSEGDEVSEGDVVVVLEAMKMENPVKAHKSGTVTGLAAVEGGQVNKGAVLMEIK, from the coding sequence GGCACCACCGCGGCCGAGTCCTACCTCGACATCGACAAGATCCTCAAGGCCGCGGCCGATTCCGGGGCGGACGCGGTGCACCCGGGCTACGGTTTCTTGTCCGAAAACGCCGAGTTTGCCCAGCGCGTCATCGACGCCGGCCTGACCTGGATCGGCCCCTCGCCCGAGTCCATCGCCGCGCTCGGCGACAAGGTCACCGCCCGCCACATCGCGCAGGCCGCCGGCGCCCCCATGGCCCCCGGCACGAAAGACCCGGTGGCAGACGCGGAGGAGGTCCTAGCCTTCGCCGACGCCCACGGCCTGCCCGTGGCCATCAAGGCAGCCTTCGGCGGCGGCGGACGCGGCATGAAGGTCGCCTACACCCGCGAGGAGATCCCGGAATTGTTCGAGTCGGCCACCCGCGAGGCGGTCGCCGCGTTCGGCCGCGGCGAGTGCTTCGTCGAGCGCTACCTGGACAAGGCCCGCCACGTCGAGGCGCAGGTGCTGGCGGATCAGCACGGCAACGTCGTCGTCGTGGGAACCCGCGACTGCTCGCTGCAGCGACGCTTTCAAAAGCTCGTCGAGGAAGCGCCCGCCCCTTTCCTTACCGACGAGCAGCGCAGCCGCATCCACTCTTCCGCCAAGGCGATCTGCCGCGAGGCGGGCTACTATGGCGCCGGCACGGTGGAATATCTCGTCGGCGCGGACGGGCTTATCTCGTTTTTGGAGGTCAACACCCGCCTCCAGGTCGAACACCCCGTCACCGAGGTCACCGCGGGCATCGACCTCGTGCGCGAGCAGTTCCGCATCGCCCAGGGCGAGAAGCTGCGCCTGACCGAAGACCCGGCTCCCCGCGGACACGCCATCGAATTCCGCATCAACGGCGAGGACGCCGGGGCGAACTTCATGCCCGCGCCGGGGACGATTACCGCCTACGCTGAACCGGCCGGCCCGGGCGTGCGGGTGGACTCGGGCGTGCGCGAAGGCTCCGTCGTCGGCGGTCAGTTCGACTCCATGCTGGCCAAGCTCATCGTCTCCGGCGAAACCCGCGCCGAGGCGATCGAGCGCGCCCGCCGCGCGCTCGCGGAATACACCGTGCGCGGGCTGCCCACTGTTATCCCCTTCCACCAGGCGGTGCTCTCCGACCCGGCGTTTATCGGCGACGGAGAATCCTTCGACGTCTACACCCGCTGGATCGAGCAGGAGTGGGCCGGGGGGATCGAGCCCTACTCCCCCGCCGACGGCGATGCCGAGGCAGAGGGGGACGCCGGTGCAAAGCGCACTTTCGCCGTCGAGGTCAACGGCCGTCGCATCGAGGTGGCGCTGCCGGCCTCCCTCGTCTTCGGCGAGGCCCCGAAGCGCAGGCCGAAAAAGCGCCGCGCGGCAGGATCCAAGGTCGCCGGCTCGGGCGACGCCATCGCCGCACCCATGCAGGGCACCGTGATCAAGGTCAACGTCTCCGAAGGCGACGAGGTCTCCGAGGGCGACGTCGTGGTGGTGCTCGAGGCGATGAAGATGGAAAACCCCGTCAAGGCGCACAAATCCGGCACCGTGACCGGCCTGGCAGCCGTGGAGGGCGGTCAGGTGAACAAGGGCGCGGTCCTCATGGAGATCAAGTAA